A genome region from Alkalimarinus coralli includes the following:
- the dapB gene encoding 4-hydroxy-tetrahydrodipicolinate reductase: MRVAVIGAAGRMGKILVEASVLADDVDFSAAIVSPGSSLVGVDVGELAGVGKQGVLASDDIESVADQFDVLIDFTSPELTMRNVEVCRRLGKKIVIGTTGLTDEQKAQLASAAKDIAIVFAPNMSVGVNLTFKLLELAAKVLGDDVDIEIVEAHHRHKKDAPSGTALRMGEVVADTLGRDLKECAVYGREGITGERDGKTIGFETIRAGDIVGEHTVMFAGLGERVEITHKASSRMTFAKGAVRASSWLASHKAGLFDMQDVLDLH, from the coding sequence ATGCGTGTAGCGGTGATTGGTGCGGCAGGTCGAATGGGCAAGATTTTGGTTGAGGCCTCGGTTTTGGCGGATGACGTGGATTTTTCTGCTGCGATTGTGAGTCCGGGGAGTTCTCTGGTTGGTGTTGATGTAGGTGAGTTGGCCGGCGTGGGTAAGCAGGGCGTTTTGGCGTCAGATGATATTGAGTCTGTTGCGGATCAGTTTGATGTGCTGATCGATTTTACATCGCCAGAACTGACAATGCGCAACGTCGAGGTTTGCCGACGCTTGGGTAAGAAAATAGTTATTGGTACAACAGGGTTGACGGACGAGCAAAAAGCGCAGTTGGCGTCAGCCGCCAAAGATATTGCGATTGTTTTTGCGCCTAATATGAGTGTTGGCGTAAACCTGACGTTTAAGTTGCTTGAGTTGGCGGCCAAGGTGCTGGGAGATGATGTTGATATCGAAATCGTTGAGGCTCATCATCGCCACAAAAAGGATGCGCCGTCCGGAACTGCTTTAAGAATGGGGGAGGTTGTCGCGGATACTCTAGGTCGAGACCTAAAAGAATGTGCTGTCTATGGTCGAGAGGGAATTACTGGTGAGCGGGATGGCAAGACAATTGGTTTCGAGACGATTCGTGCAGGTGATATTGTTGGAGAGCATACCGTTATGTTTGCCGGGCTTGGTGAAAGGGTTGAAATAACGCATAAGGCCAGTAGTCGTATGACGTTTGCTAAAGGGGCTGTTCGCGCATCTTCATGGCTTGCCTCTCATAAGGCTGGGTTGTTTGATATGCAGGATGTTCTTGATTTGCATTAA
- the dnaJ gene encoding molecular chaperone DnaJ produces MSKRDYYEVLGVSKSADEKEVKKAYRRLAMKFHPDRNSDDQNAEEKFKEATEAYEILSDSEKRAAYDQFGHAGVDGSAGGGFGGGSGNFSDIFGDVFGDIFGGGGGGGRSRTTRGADLRYTLDLDLEDAVKGTTVKIRVPTQVNCTECDGSGAEKGSKPETCGTCHGAGQVRMQQGFFSVQQTCPHCRGRGKVIKKPCKSCHGAGLKEEQKTLSVKVPAGVDTGDRIRLAGEGEAGAQGGPAGDLYVQIAVREHPIFVRDGKNLYCDVPITFVDAALGGELEVPTLNGRVKLKIPAETQTGKLFRLRGKGVAPVRGGGAGDLLCRVTVETPVNLSKKQKDMLKELQATMESGGDSQHAPHKHSWFEGVKNFFEDMKF; encoded by the coding sequence ATGTCAAAGAGAGATTATTACGAGGTTCTCGGAGTATCAAAGTCCGCGGACGAAAAAGAAGTTAAAAAAGCCTATCGACGACTGGCGATGAAATTCCATCCTGATCGAAACTCTGATGATCAGAATGCCGAGGAAAAGTTCAAAGAGGCGACTGAAGCCTATGAAATCCTCTCTGACTCGGAGAAGCGAGCAGCGTATGATCAATTTGGTCATGCGGGTGTTGATGGAAGTGCCGGTGGAGGCTTTGGCGGCGGAAGCGGTAATTTCAGTGATATTTTTGGTGACGTTTTTGGGGATATCTTCGGTGGCGGAGGTGGCGGTGGCCGCAGCCGAACCACTCGAGGTGCAGATCTAAGATATACCTTGGATCTTGACTTGGAAGATGCAGTTAAAGGTACAACGGTAAAAATTCGGGTGCCTACACAGGTTAATTGTACTGAGTGTGATGGCAGTGGTGCGGAGAAAGGCTCCAAACCAGAGACTTGTGGAACTTGTCATGGTGCGGGTCAGGTGCGTATGCAACAGGGGTTCTTCTCTGTGCAGCAGACTTGCCCTCATTGCCGAGGACGGGGCAAGGTTATCAAGAAGCCTTGTAAGAGTTGCCATGGTGCAGGTCTGAAAGAAGAGCAGAAGACGCTTTCTGTTAAAGTGCCTGCGGGTGTTGATACCGGTGACAGAATTCGCTTGGCTGGAGAGGGTGAAGCTGGAGCGCAAGGTGGCCCAGCGGGTGACTTGTATGTGCAGATTGCGGTTCGAGAGCACCCTATCTTTGTGAGAGATGGTAAAAACCTGTATTGCGATGTACCTATAACATTTGTTGATGCCGCATTGGGTGGTGAGCTTGAAGTGCCTACCTTGAATGGCCGTGTTAAGCTGAAGATACCGGCTGAGACTCAGACGGGTAAGTTATTCCGTTTGCGGGGTAAGGGGGTTGCTCCTGTTCGTGGTGGGGGTGCTGGTGACCTGTTATGTAGAGTAACAGTGGAAACGCCTGTCAACTTGAGTAAGAAGCAGAAAGATATGCTGAAAGAGCTTCAGGCTACCATGGAGTCTGGCGGCGATAGTCAGCATGCACCTCATAAGCACTCCTGGTTTGAGGGTGTTAAAAACTTTTTTGAAGATATGAAGTTTTAG